Sequence from the Prunus persica cultivar Lovell chromosome G5, Prunus_persica_NCBIv2, whole genome shotgun sequence genome:
CGCTTCTTGCCTCTGGCTGAACTTGAAGATTTTGAAACATCGCTTTCCTCACCCTTTAGGACAAAAGATAACACTTGGTTAAAATTCTCTCAAGTACTCAAAGAACACTAATGACGACCCCAAGAGAGAGTAAGAGGAGGCAGAGAAAAAGAGGCATGACAAGATTCTACATAAATTAATCAGGACATTTTTgtaaatgaaggaaaaaaaaagaagaaacaacaaaCCTTTTCTACTTCTGTCATAAAATAATCATCCATAGAATGAATTCGTGGAGCATgaccaccattttcaacctctAGGTCGCGCAACACCTTTGCTAAGTAGCTCTTTCCACTACCTGATATTAAATGCATCAGATGATTTCCAGAATACGGCCAAAggtcaaaaacacaaaaagcaaGTGAGATGGCAAGGGAGCTTCTATAGTTTTCGGCAGTCACGTCATCATGCTTACAAAACATATTATACATACAAACTTTGGTACCTGGAAGCCCTCGTAGGATTATCACAAAATGATCAGGACGCGTGAGTCTATGTGGCTGCTTAAATAAGTGGGAAGCATCAATTACTTTTGGCTTATCCAAAGATGACTGCTTCCGTGGAAATGGATGTCCCTCTCCATACTGCTTTGATGATATTTGATGGGAAACATGAGATTCCTTGGGAATTACGAAAGAaaaaatggttttcatcagAAGGCTAGaagcccaaaagaaaaacgcAACCCAAACAACAGTTCAAGATAAAGCACAAAAGCATATGAGGAACCAACTATACCTCCATGGCAAAACCAGTAGAAGCATGTGAAAATGGCTTATTATGGAAATAAGGCTGCGCCAGGGAACGGGCTTCATGAATTGGTGGATAGGCTGAAGGCATCATTGATGAGGAACTAAAGGAAACAGGAAACAATGAAGAAGACGATTTTGATGGCGGGTCCATTGGTAGAGGAGGTGGTGGAGAAGTGGGAAGAGGAGGCTGCCCACTGATTGACCGAGCAGCTGGCATATGACCTGCATTGTTAGAAATCAAGCCAGGGGAATGAAAGTAGCCTCCATGTTCGTTCGTATTTGGAGTGCCATGTTGATGACTCACAGAATGCCTCTGCATTCCATAGGGTTGTGGTAGCTGATTGTTATGGTCATAGTATGGTGCACTCGTCCCAGTATGTGCTTGCCAACTATTCACATGGGAATATTGTGCTTCATTCACAGGCCTAGAATCTTTACTTTGAAACTGTTGAGGATTGTTGCTATGGTAATTTTCATTACCAACTTCAGAATGACTAAACTCTTCAGTTTGAGAATGGGGGAAACTCCTATTAACACTAGGTTTACTAGAATCCCCTTCAAAAACTTTACTTTCTTCAGCATACCTATTTGTATCGCCATTCGGAACGGTACGACTACCGGAAACTGAATTCACCCCGCCGTGATCACGAATTAGCTTCAATCTTCTCTCATCCTCCGGCGTAAGACTCGCATTTTTCGGGTTAAACTCGCTCTTTAAACCCAAAACATCGACTCTCGGCCTCTTAAAGTTCCTATCACCATCACCAATGTACGCATTGCCGCCATATTCATAtggtggcggtggcggtggcgCCAAGCCATCTCTATACGGAAATTTGCCATAGGTGTCTGCTTCAAAATTAGGGTTTCTCTGCCACGGCCTCGGATTTTCAAACCCATTAGTGGGGTTACCCATGAATGGGCTCTGAGTACCCACGGGTCCTATATACGGGTCAAAACCCGGTCTTTGGAAGGAGTGACCTGAATCGAAAGGGAAGATAGGATTTTGATTGAAGGGTGGATGTGGAGGGCAAAAGGGGAAGTGAGAAATAAAGCAAACAGAGCAGAGGGAATCTGGGATTGGCGGTCTAGGACGCCATTGTTGGTGTTGAGGGTCCATGAACTCCGGTttgaggtaaaaaaaattaaaaattgagatTTAGAATCTATAGAATTTAGGGCTGTTAGGGTTTCGAACCACTCAATtaagaagagaagaggaagatgagtCTGCCGCAGAAAGCATGGTCCTTTAATGaatattcaagaaaaaaataagctGAAATTGTTTCGGACTTCCAGTTGGACTGTTGGAGGAGAGAAAGGTAAAGCGGTAAAATATTTCGGTGCACGTGCGAAGATGTGGCATTTTGTCATGAACCGCCATCCACGTGGCAGTGTATTAATGGA
This genomic interval carries:
- the LOC18775960 gene encoding uncharacterized protein LOC18775960 — encoded protein: MDPQHQQWRPRPPIPDSLCSVCFISHFPFCPPHPPFNQNPIFPFDSGHSFQRPGFDPYIGPVGTQSPFMGNPTNGFENPRPWQRNPNFEADTYGKFPYRDGLAPPPPPPYEYGGNAYIGDGDRNFKRPRVDVLGLKSEFNPKNASLTPEDERRLKLIRDHGGVNSVSGSRTVPNGDTNRYAEESKVFEGDSSKPSVNRSFPHSQTEEFSHSEVGNENYHSNNPQQFQSKDSRPVNEAQYSHVNSWQAHTGTSAPYYDHNNQLPQPYGMQRHSVSHQHGTPNTNEHGGYFHSPGLISNNAGHMPAARSISGQPPLPTSPPPPLPMDPPSKSSSSLFPVSFSSSSMMPSAYPPIHEARSLAQPYFHNKPFSHASTGFAMEESHVSHQISSKQYGEGHPFPRKQSSLDKPKVIDASHLFKQPHRLTRPDHFVIILRGLPGSGKSYLAKVLRDLEVENGGHAPRIHSMDDYFMTEVEKGEESDVSKSSSSARGKKRVLKKVMEYCYEPEMEEAYRLSMLKAFKKTLEEGVFTFIIVDDRNLRVADFAQFWAIAKSSGYEVYILEASYKDPAGCAARNVHGFTQDDIQKMAGLWEEAPSIYLQLDAKSLFHGDDLKGSDIQEVDMDTEDADNDSLLGFQETKPEKIIAPPAEDDAHNGSSKGAKSLDAEEDHPTVEVKELGRSKWSEILDEDDTEKTEGVKGNFNTPSGLIQAYRMGGKSVCWSDQVGNTGFSIAAAKKANVLSLVIGPGSGYNLKSNPLPEEENPVTHSSGESKRQNVFEDQLRAERESFKAVFDRRRQRIGGLGLEE